One Streptomyces umbrinus genomic window, GCTTCGGGTTCGGGGGGCGTACGCCCAGGAGTCCGGCGCGACTCTCGACGTGACGCTCGACGGGGATCGCTCGGCGGCTCTGAAGGTGGGCCGGCGTGTGGTGCTCGACCGGGGCAGTCGGCTCGCCATTCGGCTGGACGGCTCCTACCGGCCACGGCGGGGTGCCGTTCTTCCGGTGATCGAGAGCCGGGTGTTGCAGGGGCGGTTCGGGAGCGTGACTGTGGACGGGGTCCATGCCGAGCAGGTGTTCACTGGGCGCGGGCTGTCTGTGCGGGTCCCCTGATCGCTGCCGGCGGAGCGCTCTGCGAGAGCGCTCCGCCGGCAGTGACGAACCTGCGGGCCGGTGGGGGCTGGTCGCGCCCACGCGGCGGAGCCGCAAATGTCACAGCCCCGCGCCCCTTGAGCAGGCGCGGGGCATCGGTGTCGGTCAGTGGCCCTCCAGGAGCCAGGCTCTGGTGCCGTTGGCCGGGGGTGTGGGTGGGGTGGGGGCAGAGAGCCAGTCGGCGACCGTGCGGGCGATGGGCTGGCCCGAGTCGATCTCTATGAATCCGAACTGGCCGGACTGGTTGCACTCCAGGAACCACCACATGCCCTCGGCGTCCTCGGCGAAGTCGAAGGCACCGTATGCCAGTTGGGCCTCCCGGAGATAGGTCACCACCGAGGAGGCGATGCGTGACGGCACGTCGGCGGGGCGCCAGGGAGCGTCGGAGGTGGCGAACCGGACGTCCACCTCGTCGGGGTCGGCGTCCGGGTCGACCGCCTTGCGGGCGGCGTGGATCCGGTCGCCGACACAGGTCAGCCTGATGTCGGCCCGCTTGGCCACCCGCCGTTGGAGCAGGGTCGGGCCATAGGCGACGGCCGCGAAGTCCGCGTCGGGCGCGACCCTGCTGGTCGGGACCGCCCGGGGCGGTTCCTGCGGGTGCGCGCCCGAGACGGGCTTGACCACCAGATCCGGGAAGCGGTCCGCGAAGTCACGCGCGGCCTGCGGGAACGTGGTGATCAGTGTGGCGGGCACGGGCAGTCGGCTGAGCTGGGCAAGGTGGAGCTGCCAGGGCTTGTGCCGGGCCCGCCGGGCCGCGTCGGGGTGGTTCATCCAGCGCGCGTCGGTGGAGCGCAGCATGCCGTAGAGCGCCTGGGCGGACTCCTCGGTCAGCCAGTCGGAGGGCTCGGCGACCCGGCTCGCGGGCACGCCGGGCCTGCGGATCCAGACCGACCGCAACCCGTTCATGCTCACCAGCCGGCCACCGACGGACAGATGTCCGCGGAAGACGCCGTGCACGTACTCCCCCGACAGGGCCACGGGGCCCGGCAGGTCCGCGGGGTCGAGGCGGACGACCGGCACTCCGGTCCCGTCGAGTTCGGCCACCACCATGTCCGCGGTCACATCCTGTTCGCACGTCAGGATCAGAACCGTCATCGTTACGGGTCCGGCTTCAGTCGTCGAAGTGGGTCTTCGAGCCTGCCGTGGAGGTGGTGGCCCCCAACTCCCGCAACACGGCGTA contains:
- the tgmB gene encoding ATP-grasp ribosomal peptide maturase, whose translation is MTVLILTCEQDVTADMVVAELDGTGVPVVRLDPADLPGPVALSGEYVHGVFRGHLSVGGRLVSMNGLRSVWIRRPGVPASRVAEPSDWLTEESAQALYGMLRSTDARWMNHPDAARRARHKPWQLHLAQLSRLPVPATLITTFPQAARDFADRFPDLVVKPVSGAHPQEPPRAVPTSRVAPDADFAAVAYGPTLLQRRVAKRADIRLTCVGDRIHAARKAVDPDADPDEVDVRFATSDAPWRPADVPSRIASSVVTYLREAQLAYGAFDFAEDAEGMWWFLECNQSGQFGFIEIDSGQPIARTVADWLSAPTPPTPPANGTRAWLLEGH